From one Mobula birostris isolate sMobBir1 chromosome 20, sMobBir1.hap1, whole genome shotgun sequence genomic stretch:
- the LOC140185027 gene encoding probable G-protein coupled receptor 139, with protein MLSRTQDQAASSNARAGMLFRTQGQTLFRSRAEVAAEDTCPVNLVAIVILSLGNCGLSKCISRYLLGMAAADLLCVIIAVVLGHINNIYMYGPPLLITPICSMTIALSLATMDCSVWLTVAFTFDRCVAICSQKLRERHCTERTATIVIVIVCLGCCAKRVPLSFAVEAYLIIDNISWRCIAKMEYGTLPAWKAYQLFNTITTPLLPIGLILLFNALTVSHIIVANKVRRGLRNSRDKKKNPEAENRRKSIILLFALSANFILLWIPYIVYTMNWQVQNYSYTNRYLNTPRYILQQFGLMLRYLCICTNTCIYTLSQRRFREQLTNGLKHLLTFSGRVCS; from the exons ATGCTTTCCAGGACTCAGGACCAGGCTGCTTCCTCGAACGCAAGGGCCGGGATGCTTTTCAGGACGCAGGGCCAGACCCTTTTTAGGAGCAGGGCCGAGGTGGCTGCCGAGGACACTTGCCCTG TTAATTTAgtagcgattgtgatcctgtctctGGGAAACTGCGGACTCTCTAAATGCATCTCCCGTTACCTGCTGGGAATGGCAGCAGCTGATTTATTGTGCGTTATTATTGCTGTTGTACTCGGTCAtataaataatatttatatgTATGGCCCTCCTTTGCTCATTACACCGATTTGCTCCATGACGATTGCCCTGAGTCTCGCAACCATGGACTGCTCTGTTTGGCTCACGGTGGCTTTCACGTTCGATCGCTGTGTTGCAATCTGCAGTCAAAAGCTGCGGGAACGGCACTGCACCGAGAGGACAGCGACTATTGTGATTGTAATTGTGTGTTTAGGATGTTGTGCGAAGCGTGTTCCACTCTCTTTTGCGGTAGAAGCTTACCTTATCATTGACAACATATCCTGGCGATGCATTGCGAAAATGGAATACGGAACTTTACCAGCGTGGAAAGCATACCAGTTGTTTAACACTATCACTACACCTTTATTACCGATCGGTTTGATTCTGCTGTTTAATGCTTTAACAGTCAGTCATATTATAGTGGCCAACAAAGTTCGCCGGGGGCTCAGGAACAGCAGAGATAAAAAGAAAAATCCAGAGGCGGAGAACCGGAGAAAGTCAATAATTTTGTTGTTCGCTCTGTCAGCCAATTTCATATTGCTGTGGATCCCCTATATTGTCTATACTATGAACTGGCAAGTTCAGAATTACTCTTACACAAATAGATATTTGAATACTCCGAGATATATCCTGCAACAGTTTGGGTTGATGTTGAGGTATCTCTGTAtatgcaccaacacgtgtatctacacTCTGTCACAGAGGAGGTTCAGGGAGCAATTGACGAATGGACTCAAACATCTGCTCACATTTAGTGGTCGGGTCTGTAGTTAA